In the genome of Danio rerio strain Tuebingen ecotype United States chromosome 23, GRCz12tu, whole genome shotgun sequence, one region contains:
- the myt1a gene encoding myelin transcription factor 1 isoform X4: MKLCKTFLENEFRGQLLSQRWTRGDRVSSCESKRSRRQKMSQDADDKRTRTRSKGIRVPLELVGQEYSCPTPGCDGLGHVSGKYARHRSALGCPLAKKRKLQEAEENLPAPKKKPNLLKLAMDDGFNADSDTNSETETKDEGVESEEDTADKVMEVKEKSPASEAMTESSQVNLEEKETPIRQTSPVPEIEIEKEEANIESTPIQQITMDTEAEEELQVAEEIQAREEEVEEEAEEITEEERVTQQLKETDEPVTTVEEEEEDDEEDEEGEEETQCLSQKNNSDHQYFSGDFGKMQTKETGELERDSEDEDEEGDEEEEEEQSQVEPSSLMAPVPTVSAQELDVMTHGNINLDHHLGEDEEEEEDEDERDDASDKDSPTVVIELGSDGEEEEEEEEEDDGEEEEEEIDEADDDDLDSMSQRSEVTDDSETYDMTRGNLGLLEQAIALKAEQTGHSSEESYSPEQQPYHSLDDRTSKVMDIAARRAYYGKDGSRLEKKEVKCPTPGCDGTGHVTGLYPHHRSLSGCPHKDRIPPEILAMHENVLKCPTPGCTGQGHVNSNRNTHRSLSGCPIAAAGKHKSHDKQSQPQTSVIDPASVGSNSDRVLRPMCFVKQLEIPQYGSYRTNAMPATPRANLAKELEKYSKVSFDYASFDVQVFGKRMLAPKMPTSETSPKAFKSPSPSHSLSGGYTKSSSSSTSSGYDYTHDAEAAHMAATAILNLSTRCWERPENLSTRPPDQAGKDMDIEVDENGTLDLSMKKPKREGVRSPDPSSSSSSSSQHHGVTSPHSSHTYKQEEWEGPLDYTKSNRQKEEEPEEVEYTTHSYASSDGEDDDGTQEGAEDRTYPGEVTTSSYKVKFQPKDLKKEILLCPTPGCDGSGHITGNYASHRSLSGCPLADKSLRTLMAAHTAELKCPTPGCDGSGHITGNYASHRSLSGCPRAKKGGIKTTPTKDDKEDSELIKCPVPGCDSLGHISGKYATHRSAYGCPLAARRQKEGMLNGTPFSWKAFKTEGPTCPTPGCDGSGHANGSFLTHRSLSGCPRASANKKRARFPGDDYISKKFRASDVLDNDEDIKQLNKEINELNESNSEMEADMANLHTQISSMEKNLKSMEEENKLIEEKNEALFMELSGLSQALIRSLANIRLPQMQEPITEQNFDAYVDTLTHMFTDKECYQNPENRALLESINQAVKGIEV, encoded by the exons AAAATGAGTTCAGAGGGCAGCTGCTGAGCCAGAGGTGGACACGAGGGGACAGAGTCAGCAGCTGTGAGAGCAAGAGGAGTAGGAGACAAAAA ATGAGCCAAGACGCAGATGATAAGCGGACAAGGACACGCTCAAAAGGAATCAGAG TTCCTCTTGAGCTTGTCGGACAAGAATACAG CTGCCCTACTCCGGGATGCGATGGTTTAGGCCATGTCAGTGGAAAGTATGCACGACATAGAAG TGCACTGGGCTGCCCGTTGGCCAAGAAAAGAAAACTCCAGGAAGCTGAAGAGAATCTGCCAGCCCCTAAAAAAAAGCCTAATCTCCTAAAGCTGGCCATGGATGATGGGTTCAATGCAGATAGTGACACAAACAGTGAAACCGAAACAAAAGATGAGGGAGTGGAGTCTGAAGAAGACACTGCTGATAAGGTGATGGAGGTGAAGGAAAAGTCACCTGCATCAGAAGCAATGACAG AAAGTTCACAAGTGAACTTAGAAGAGAAAGAGACACCAATCAGACAAACAAGTCCAGTGCCAGAGATTGAAATTGAAAAGGAGGAGGCCAATATTGAGAGCACGCCCATCCAGCAAATCACCATGGATACCGAGGCAGAGGAGGAGCTACAGGTTGCTGAAGAGATTCAGGCAAGAGAGGAAGAGGTTGAGGAGGAAGCAGAAGAGATTACAGAAGAGGAGCGAGTGACCCAGCAGCTGAAAGAGACCGACGAGCCTGTGACAACAgttgaggaagaagaggaggacgATGAGGAAGATGAAGAGGGGGAGGAGGAAACACAATGTTTGAGCCAGAAGAACAACTCGGACCACCAGTACTTCAGCGGTGACTTTGGCAAAATGCAGACCAAAGAGACTGGGGAGCTGGAGAGGGACAGTGAAGATGAGGATGAGGAAggagatgaggaggaggaggaagaacaATCCCAAGTAGAGCCTTCCTCCCTAATGGCCCCCGTACCCACTGTTTCAGCTCAGGAATTAGATGTGATGACACATGGCAACATAAATCTAGACCATCATCTTGGcgaagatgaggaggaggaggaggatgaagatgagagAGACGATGCTTCAGATAAAGACTCGCCCACTGTAGTCATCGAGCTCGGTTCAGATggagaggaagaggaagaagaggaagaggaggatgacggagaggaggaggaggaggagattgATGAAGCAGATGATGATGATTTAGACAGCATGTcacagaggtcagaggtcactgATGACTCGGAGACATACGACATGACACGAGGGAACCTGGGACTCCTGGAACAGGCCATTGCACTTAAAGCTGAACAAACCGGCCACAGTTCTGAAGAGAGCTACTCTCCTGAGCAGCAGCCCTACCACAGCTTAGACGACAGGACGAGTAAGGTCATGGACATCGCCGCTCGGAGAGCATACTATGGCAAAG ACGGTTCTAGATTAGAGAAGAAGGAAGTAAAGTGCCCTACTCCAGGATGTGATGGCACAGGTCATGTGACTGGACTATATCCACACCACCGCAGCCTTTCTGGGTGCCCACACAAGGACAGAATCCCTCCAGAGA TCTTGGCAATGCATGAGAACGTACTGAAGTGTCCCACACCTGGATGCACTGGGCAGGGACACGTGAACAGCAACCGCAATACACATCGCAG CCTCTCTGGATGTCCTATTGCTGCTGCAGGGAAACACAAAAGCCATGACAAGCAGTCTCAGCCGCAGACCTCTGTCATTGATCCTGCCTCTGTAGGCTCAAACTCTGACAGAGTTCTCAG gccAATGTGTTTTGTAAAGCAGCTGGAGATCCCTCAGTATGGTAGCTACAGGACAAATGCCATGCCGGCTACTCCTCGTGCCAACCTGGCCAAGGAGCTGGAGAAGTATTCCAAGGTGTCCTTTGACTATGCAAGCTTTGATGTACAGGTGTTTGGCAAGCGCATGCTTGCACCTAAGATGCCCACCAGCGAAACCTCACCTAAAGCCTTCAAAT CCCCATCCCCAAGCCACAGCCTGTCTGGAGGCTACACCAAAAGCAGCTCCTCTTCCACCTCAAGTGGGTACGACTACACCCATGATGCCGAAGCCGCACACATGGCTGCCACTGCCATCCTCAACCTGTCCACCCGCTGCTGGGAGAGACCCGAAAACCTCAGCACCAGACCACCAGATCAGGCCGGCAAA GACATGGACATTGAGGTGGATGAAAACGGTACACTGGACCTCAGCATGAAAAAACCCAAAAGGGAAGGAGTCAGGTCACCAGATCCATCCTCCTCCTCGTCATCGTCTTCTCAACACCATGGCGTCACCTCGCCTCACTCCAGCCACACCTACAAGCAAGAGGAGTGGGAGGGGCCTCTGGACTACACCAAGTCAAACCGACAGAAAGAGGAGGAGCCAGAGGAG GTGGAGTACACCACACACTCATACGCCTCCTCTGATGGAGAAGATGATGATGGCACTCAGGAGGGAGCAGAGGACAGGACGTACCCCGGTGAGGTCACAACCTCCAGCTATAAGGTCAAATTTCAGCCCAAGGACCTCAAAAAAGAGATCTTGCT ATGTCCCACCCCAGGTTGTGATGGCAGTGGGCATATAACTGGGAACTATGCATCTCACCGAAG TCTCTCTGGTTGTCCCCTTGCTGATAAAAGTCTTCGGACCCTCATGGCTGCCCACACTGCTGAACTCAA ATGCCCTACCCCAGGTTGTGATGGATCAGGACACATCACTGGAAACTATGCTTCCCATAGAAG TCTGTCTGGATGTCCACGTGCCAAGAAGGGAGGAATCAAAACCACCCCGACAAAGGATGACAAGGAAGACTCTGAGCTCATAAA GTGCCCGGTGCCAGGTTGTGACAGTCTGGGGCATATCAGTGGGAAATACGCCACCCACCGCAGTGCCTATGGGTGCCCGCTGGCAGCACGCCGGCAGAAAGAGGGCATGTTAAATGGCACACCATTCTCCTGGAAGGCCTTCAAGACTGAGGGCCCGACCTGCCCCACGCCGGGATGTGATGGATCAGGACATGCCAATGGCAGCTTCCTCACTCATCGCAG CCTGTCAGGTTGCCCTAGAGCTTCAGCTAACAAGAAGAGAGCCAGGTTCCCAGGAGATGACTACATCAGCAAGAAATTCAGGGCAAGTGATG TGCTAGACAATGATGAAGATATTAAACAGCTAAACAAAGAGATCAATGAACTGAATGAGTCGAACTCTGAGATGGAAGCAGACATGGCCAACCTCCACACACAG ATCTCATCCATGGAGAAGAACCTCAAGAGCATGGAGGAGGAGAATAAGCTGATAGAGGAAAAGAATGAGGCTCTGTTCATGGAACTGTCAGGCCTGAGCCAGGCTCTCATCCGCAGCCTTGCCAACATCCGTCTACCACAGATG CAAGAGCCAATCACCGAGCAGAACTTTGACGCCTACGTGGACACGCTGACCCACATGTTTACTGATAAAGAGTGCTATCAAAACCCAGAAAACCGAGCTCTGCTGGAGTCCATCAACCAGGCCGTCAAAGGTATCGAGGTGTGA
- the myt1a gene encoding myelin transcription factor 1 isoform X14, which translates to MSQDADDKRTRTRSKGIRVPLELVGQEYSCPTPGCDGLGHVSGKYARHRSALGCPLAKKRKLQEAEENLPAPKKKPNLLKLAMDDGFNADSDTNSETETKDEGVESEEDTADKVMEVKEKSPASEAMTEESSQVNLEEKETPIRQTSPVPEIEIEKEEANIESTPIQQITMDTEAEEELQVAEEIQAREEEVEEEAEEITEEERVTQQLKETDEPVTTVEEEEEDDEEDEEGEEETQCLSQKNNSDHQYFSGDFGKMQTKETGELERDSEDEDEEGDEEEEEEQSQVEPSSLMAPVPTVSAQELDVMTHGNINLDHHLGEDEEEEEDEDERDDASDKDSPTVVIELGSDGEEEEEEEEEDDGEEEEEEIDEADDDDLDSMSQRSEVTDDSETYDMTRGNLGLLEQAIALKAEQTGHSSEESYSPEQQPYHSLDDRTSKVMDIAARRAYYGKDGSRLEKKEVKCPTPGCDGTGHVTGLYPHHRSLSGCPHKDRIPPEILAMHENVLKCPTPGCTGQGHVNSNRNTHRSLSGCPIAAAGKHKSHDKQSQPQTSVIDPASVGSNSDRVLRPMCFVKQLEIPQYGSYRTNAMPATPRANLAKELEKYSKVSFDYASFDVQVFGKRMLAPKMPTSETSPKAFKSPSPSHSLSGGYTKSSSSSTSSGYDYTHDAEAAHMAATAILNLSTRCWERPENLSTRPPDQAGKDMDIEVDENGTLDLSMKKPKREGVRSPDPSSSSSSSSQHHGVTSPHSSHTYKQEEWEGPLDYTKSNRQKEEEPEEVEYTTHSYASSDGEDDDGTQEGAEDRTYPGEVTTSSYKVKFQPKDLKKEILLCPTPGCDGSGHITGNYASHRRCPTPGCDGSGHITGNYASHRSLSGCPRAKKGGIKTTPTKDDKEDSELIKCPVPGCDSLGHISGKYATHRSAYGCPLAARRQKEGMLNGTPFSWKAFKTEGPTCPTPGCDGSGHANGSFLTHRSLSGCPRASANKKRARFPGDDYISKKFRASDVLDNDEDIKQLNKEINELNESNSEMEADMANLHTQISSMEKNLKSMEEENKLIEEKNEALFMELSGLSQALIRSLANIRLPQMQEPITEQNFDAYVDTLTHMFTDKECYQNPENRALLESINQAVKGIEV; encoded by the exons ATGAGCCAAGACGCAGATGATAAGCGGACAAGGACACGCTCAAAAGGAATCAGAG TTCCTCTTGAGCTTGTCGGACAAGAATACAG CTGCCCTACTCCGGGATGCGATGGTTTAGGCCATGTCAGTGGAAAGTATGCACGACATAGAAG TGCACTGGGCTGCCCGTTGGCCAAGAAAAGAAAACTCCAGGAAGCTGAAGAGAATCTGCCAGCCCCTAAAAAAAAGCCTAATCTCCTAAAGCTGGCCATGGATGATGGGTTCAATGCAGATAGTGACACAAACAGTGAAACCGAAACAAAAGATGAGGGAGTGGAGTCTGAAGAAGACACTGCTGATAAGGTGATGGAGGTGAAGGAAAAGTCACCTGCATCAGAAGCAATGACAG aaGAAAGTTCACAAGTGAACTTAGAAGAGAAAGAGACACCAATCAGACAAACAAGTCCAGTGCCAGAGATTGAAATTGAAAAGGAGGAGGCCAATATTGAGAGCACGCCCATCCAGCAAATCACCATGGATACCGAGGCAGAGGAGGAGCTACAGGTTGCTGAAGAGATTCAGGCAAGAGAGGAAGAGGTTGAGGAGGAAGCAGAAGAGATTACAGAAGAGGAGCGAGTGACCCAGCAGCTGAAAGAGACCGACGAGCCTGTGACAACAgttgaggaagaagaggaggacgATGAGGAAGATGAAGAGGGGGAGGAGGAAACACAATGTTTGAGCCAGAAGAACAACTCGGACCACCAGTACTTCAGCGGTGACTTTGGCAAAATGCAGACCAAAGAGACTGGGGAGCTGGAGAGGGACAGTGAAGATGAGGATGAGGAAggagatgaggaggaggaggaagaacaATCCCAAGTAGAGCCTTCCTCCCTAATGGCCCCCGTACCCACTGTTTCAGCTCAGGAATTAGATGTGATGACACATGGCAACATAAATCTAGACCATCATCTTGGcgaagatgaggaggaggaggaggatgaagatgagagAGACGATGCTTCAGATAAAGACTCGCCCACTGTAGTCATCGAGCTCGGTTCAGATggagaggaagaggaagaagaggaagaggaggatgacggagaggaggaggaggaggagattgATGAAGCAGATGATGATGATTTAGACAGCATGTcacagaggtcagaggtcactgATGACTCGGAGACATACGACATGACACGAGGGAACCTGGGACTCCTGGAACAGGCCATTGCACTTAAAGCTGAACAAACCGGCCACAGTTCTGAAGAGAGCTACTCTCCTGAGCAGCAGCCCTACCACAGCTTAGACGACAGGACGAGTAAGGTCATGGACATCGCCGCTCGGAGAGCATACTATGGCAAAG ACGGTTCTAGATTAGAGAAGAAGGAAGTAAAGTGCCCTACTCCAGGATGTGATGGCACAGGTCATGTGACTGGACTATATCCACACCACCGCAGCCTTTCTGGGTGCCCACACAAGGACAGAATCCCTCCAGAGA TCTTGGCAATGCATGAGAACGTACTGAAGTGTCCCACACCTGGATGCACTGGGCAGGGACACGTGAACAGCAACCGCAATACACATCGCAG CCTCTCTGGATGTCCTATTGCTGCTGCAGGGAAACACAAAAGCCATGACAAGCAGTCTCAGCCGCAGACCTCTGTCATTGATCCTGCCTCTGTAGGCTCAAACTCTGACAGAGTTCTCAG gccAATGTGTTTTGTAAAGCAGCTGGAGATCCCTCAGTATGGTAGCTACAGGACAAATGCCATGCCGGCTACTCCTCGTGCCAACCTGGCCAAGGAGCTGGAGAAGTATTCCAAGGTGTCCTTTGACTATGCAAGCTTTGATGTACAGGTGTTTGGCAAGCGCATGCTTGCACCTAAGATGCCCACCAGCGAAACCTCACCTAAAGCCTTCAAAT CCCCATCCCCAAGCCACAGCCTGTCTGGAGGCTACACCAAAAGCAGCTCCTCTTCCACCTCAAGTGGGTACGACTACACCCATGATGCCGAAGCCGCACACATGGCTGCCACTGCCATCCTCAACCTGTCCACCCGCTGCTGGGAGAGACCCGAAAACCTCAGCACCAGACCACCAGATCAGGCCGGCAAA GACATGGACATTGAGGTGGATGAAAACGGTACACTGGACCTCAGCATGAAAAAACCCAAAAGGGAAGGAGTCAGGTCACCAGATCCATCCTCCTCCTCGTCATCGTCTTCTCAACACCATGGCGTCACCTCGCCTCACTCCAGCCACACCTACAAGCAAGAGGAGTGGGAGGGGCCTCTGGACTACACCAAGTCAAACCGACAGAAAGAGGAGGAGCCAGAGGAG GTGGAGTACACCACACACTCATACGCCTCCTCTGATGGAGAAGATGATGATGGCACTCAGGAGGGAGCAGAGGACAGGACGTACCCCGGTGAGGTCACAACCTCCAGCTATAAGGTCAAATTTCAGCCCAAGGACCTCAAAAAAGAGATCTTGCT ATGTCCCACCCCAGGTTGTGATGGCAGTGGGCATATAACTGGGAACTATGCATCTCACCGAAG ATGCCCTACCCCAGGTTGTGATGGATCAGGACACATCACTGGAAACTATGCTTCCCATAGAAG TCTGTCTGGATGTCCACGTGCCAAGAAGGGAGGAATCAAAACCACCCCGACAAAGGATGACAAGGAAGACTCTGAGCTCATAAA GTGCCCGGTGCCAGGTTGTGACAGTCTGGGGCATATCAGTGGGAAATACGCCACCCACCGCAGTGCCTATGGGTGCCCGCTGGCAGCACGCCGGCAGAAAGAGGGCATGTTAAATGGCACACCATTCTCCTGGAAGGCCTTCAAGACTGAGGGCCCGACCTGCCCCACGCCGGGATGTGATGGATCAGGACATGCCAATGGCAGCTTCCTCACTCATCGCAG CCTGTCAGGTTGCCCTAGAGCTTCAGCTAACAAGAAGAGAGCCAGGTTCCCAGGAGATGACTACATCAGCAAGAAATTCAGGGCAAGTGATG TGCTAGACAATGATGAAGATATTAAACAGCTAAACAAAGAGATCAATGAACTGAATGAGTCGAACTCTGAGATGGAAGCAGACATGGCCAACCTCCACACACAG ATCTCATCCATGGAGAAGAACCTCAAGAGCATGGAGGAGGAGAATAAGCTGATAGAGGAAAAGAATGAGGCTCTGTTCATGGAACTGTCAGGCCTGAGCCAGGCTCTCATCCGCAGCCTTGCCAACATCCGTCTACCACAGATG CAAGAGCCAATCACCGAGCAGAACTTTGACGCCTACGTGGACACGCTGACCCACATGTTTACTGATAAAGAGTGCTATCAAAACCCAGAAAACCGAGCTCTGCTGGAGTCCATCAACCAGGCCGTCAAAGGTATCGAGGTGTGA
- the myt1a gene encoding myelin transcription factor 1 isoform X11, with translation MSQDADDKRTRTRSKGIRVPLELVGQEYSCPTPGCDGLGHVSGKYARHRSALGCPLAKKRKLQEAEENLPAPKKKPNLLKLAMDDGFNADSDTNSETETKDEGVESEEDTADKVMEVKEKSPASEAMTEESSQVNLEEKETPIRQTSPVPEIEIEKEEANIESTPIQQITMDTEAEEELQVAEEIQAREEEVEEEAEEITEEERVTQQLKETDEPVTTVEEEEEDDEEDEEGEEETQCLSQKNNSDHQYFSGDFGKMQTKETGELERDSEDEDEEGDEEEEEEQSQVEPSSLMAPVPTVSAQELDVMTHGNINLDHHLGEDEEEEEDEDERDDASDKDSPTVVIELGSDGEEEEEEEEEDDGEEEEEEIDEADDDDLDSMSQRSEVTDDSETYDMTRGNLGLLEQAIALKAEQTGHSSEESYSPEQQPYHSLDDRTSKVMDIAARRAYYGKDGSRLEKKEVKCPTPGCDGTGHVTGLYPHHRSLSGCPHKDRIPPEILAMHENVLKCPTPGCTGQGHVNSNRNTHRSLSGCPIAAAGKHKSHDKQSQPQTSVIDPASVGSNSDRVLRPMCFVKQLEIPQYGSYRTNAMPATPRANLAKELEKYSKVSFDYASFDVQVFGKRMLAPKMPTSETSPKAFKSPSPSHSLSGGYTKSSSSSTSSGYDYTHDAEAAHMAATAILNLSTRCWERPENLSTRPPDQAGKDMDIEVDENGTLDLSMKKPKREGVRSPDPSSSSSSSSQHHGVTSPHSSHTYKQEEWEGPLDYTKSNRQKEEEPEEVEYTTHSYASSDGEDDDGTQEGAEDRTYPGEVTTSSYKVKFQPKDLKKEILLCPTPGCDGSGHITGNYASHRSLSGCPLADKSLRTLMAAHTAELKCPTPGCDGSGHITGNYASHRSLSGCPRAKKGGIKTTPTKDDKEDSELIKCPVPGCDSLGHISGKYATHRSAYGCPLAARRQKEGMLNGTPFSWKAFKTEGPTCPTPGCDGSGHANGSFLTHRSLSGCPRASANKKRARFPGDDYISKKFRASDVLDNDEDIKQLNKEINELNESNSEMEADMANLHTQISSMEKNLKSMEEENKLIEEKNEALFMELSGLSQALIRSLANIRLPQMQEPITEQNFDAYVDTLTHMFTDKECYQNPENRALLESINQAVKGIEV, from the exons ATGAGCCAAGACGCAGATGATAAGCGGACAAGGACACGCTCAAAAGGAATCAGAG TTCCTCTTGAGCTTGTCGGACAAGAATACAG CTGCCCTACTCCGGGATGCGATGGTTTAGGCCATGTCAGTGGAAAGTATGCACGACATAGAAG TGCACTGGGCTGCCCGTTGGCCAAGAAAAGAAAACTCCAGGAAGCTGAAGAGAATCTGCCAGCCCCTAAAAAAAAGCCTAATCTCCTAAAGCTGGCCATGGATGATGGGTTCAATGCAGATAGTGACACAAACAGTGAAACCGAAACAAAAGATGAGGGAGTGGAGTCTGAAGAAGACACTGCTGATAAGGTGATGGAGGTGAAGGAAAAGTCACCTGCATCAGAAGCAATGACAG aaGAAAGTTCACAAGTGAACTTAGAAGAGAAAGAGACACCAATCAGACAAACAAGTCCAGTGCCAGAGATTGAAATTGAAAAGGAGGAGGCCAATATTGAGAGCACGCCCATCCAGCAAATCACCATGGATACCGAGGCAGAGGAGGAGCTACAGGTTGCTGAAGAGATTCAGGCAAGAGAGGAAGAGGTTGAGGAGGAAGCAGAAGAGATTACAGAAGAGGAGCGAGTGACCCAGCAGCTGAAAGAGACCGACGAGCCTGTGACAACAgttgaggaagaagaggaggacgATGAGGAAGATGAAGAGGGGGAGGAGGAAACACAATGTTTGAGCCAGAAGAACAACTCGGACCACCAGTACTTCAGCGGTGACTTTGGCAAAATGCAGACCAAAGAGACTGGGGAGCTGGAGAGGGACAGTGAAGATGAGGATGAGGAAggagatgaggaggaggaggaagaacaATCCCAAGTAGAGCCTTCCTCCCTAATGGCCCCCGTACCCACTGTTTCAGCTCAGGAATTAGATGTGATGACACATGGCAACATAAATCTAGACCATCATCTTGGcgaagatgaggaggaggaggaggatgaagatgagagAGACGATGCTTCAGATAAAGACTCGCCCACTGTAGTCATCGAGCTCGGTTCAGATggagaggaagaggaagaagaggaagaggaggatgacggagaggaggaggaggaggagattgATGAAGCAGATGATGATGATTTAGACAGCATGTcacagaggtcagaggtcactgATGACTCGGAGACATACGACATGACACGAGGGAACCTGGGACTCCTGGAACAGGCCATTGCACTTAAAGCTGAACAAACCGGCCACAGTTCTGAAGAGAGCTACTCTCCTGAGCAGCAGCCCTACCACAGCTTAGACGACAGGACGAGTAAGGTCATGGACATCGCCGCTCGGAGAGCATACTATGGCAAAG ACGGTTCTAGATTAGAGAAGAAGGAAGTAAAGTGCCCTACTCCAGGATGTGATGGCACAGGTCATGTGACTGGACTATATCCACACCACCGCAGCCTTTCTGGGTGCCCACACAAGGACAGAATCCCTCCAGAGA TCTTGGCAATGCATGAGAACGTACTGAAGTGTCCCACACCTGGATGCACTGGGCAGGGACACGTGAACAGCAACCGCAATACACATCGCAG CCTCTCTGGATGTCCTATTGCTGCTGCAGGGAAACACAAAAGCCATGACAAGCAGTCTCAGCCGCAGACCTCTGTCATTGATCCTGCCTCTGTAGGCTCAAACTCTGACAGAGTTCTCAG gccAATGTGTTTTGTAAAGCAGCTGGAGATCCCTCAGTATGGTAGCTACAGGACAAATGCCATGCCGGCTACTCCTCGTGCCAACCTGGCCAAGGAGCTGGAGAAGTATTCCAAGGTGTCCTTTGACTATGCAAGCTTTGATGTACAGGTGTTTGGCAAGCGCATGCTTGCACCTAAGATGCCCACCAGCGAAACCTCACCTAAAGCCTTCAAAT CCCCATCCCCAAGCCACAGCCTGTCTGGAGGCTACACCAAAAGCAGCTCCTCTTCCACCTCAAGTGGGTACGACTACACCCATGATGCCGAAGCCGCACACATGGCTGCCACTGCCATCCTCAACCTGTCCACCCGCTGCTGGGAGAGACCCGAAAACCTCAGCACCAGACCACCAGATCAGGCCGGCAAA GACATGGACATTGAGGTGGATGAAAACGGTACACTGGACCTCAGCATGAAAAAACCCAAAAGGGAAGGAGTCAGGTCACCAGATCCATCCTCCTCCTCGTCATCGTCTTCTCAACACCATGGCGTCACCTCGCCTCACTCCAGCCACACCTACAAGCAAGAGGAGTGGGAGGGGCCTCTGGACTACACCAAGTCAAACCGACAGAAAGAGGAGGAGCCAGAGGAG GTGGAGTACACCACACACTCATACGCCTCCTCTGATGGAGAAGATGATGATGGCACTCAGGAGGGAGCAGAGGACAGGACGTACCCCGGTGAGGTCACAACCTCCAGCTATAAGGTCAAATTTCAGCCCAAGGACCTCAAAAAAGAGATCTTGCT ATGTCCCACCCCAGGTTGTGATGGCAGTGGGCATATAACTGGGAACTATGCATCTCACCGAAG TCTCTCTGGTTGTCCCCTTGCTGATAAAAGTCTTCGGACCCTCATGGCTGCCCACACTGCTGAACTCAA ATGCCCTACCCCAGGTTGTGATGGATCAGGACACATCACTGGAAACTATGCTTCCCATAGAAG TCTGTCTGGATGTCCACGTGCCAAGAAGGGAGGAATCAAAACCACCCCGACAAAGGATGACAAGGAAGACTCTGAGCTCATAAA GTGCCCGGTGCCAGGTTGTGACAGTCTGGGGCATATCAGTGGGAAATACGCCACCCACCGCAGTGCCTATGGGTGCCCGCTGGCAGCACGCCGGCAGAAAGAGGGCATGTTAAATGGCACACCATTCTCCTGGAAGGCCTTCAAGACTGAGGGCCCGACCTGCCCCACGCCGGGATGTGATGGATCAGGACATGCCAATGGCAGCTTCCTCACTCATCGCAG CCTGTCAGGTTGCCCTAGAGCTTCAGCTAACAAGAAGAGAGCCAGGTTCCCAGGAGATGACTACATCAGCAAGAAATTCAGGGCAAGTGATG TGCTAGACAATGATGAAGATATTAAACAGCTAAACAAAGAGATCAATGAACTGAATGAGTCGAACTCTGAGATGGAAGCAGACATGGCCAACCTCCACACACAG ATCTCATCCATGGAGAAGAACCTCAAGAGCATGGAGGAGGAGAATAAGCTGATAGAGGAAAAGAATGAGGCTCTGTTCATGGAACTGTCAGGCCTGAGCCAGGCTCTCATCCGCAGCCTTGCCAACATCCGTCTACCACAGATG CAAGAGCCAATCACCGAGCAGAACTTTGACGCCTACGTGGACACGCTGACCCACATGTTTACTGATAAAGAGTGCTATCAAAACCCAGAAAACCGAGCTCTGCTGGAGTCCATCAACCAGGCCGTCAAAGGTATCGAGGTGTGA